The following proteins come from a genomic window of Oncorhynchus mykiss isolate Arlee chromosome 19, USDA_OmykA_1.1, whole genome shotgun sequence:
- the mrpl35 gene encoding 39S ribosomal protein L35, mitochondrial: MAAIMARNVPGLMRPLTLFARGQQICRFSTIINRQTVQRSLVTTPAWASLSAKGFQTPKQSILQRVAPLIPSLVQQPSRNLTYISVKKGKRKSVKSVVKRFMRLHCGLWIRRKAGYKKKLWKKLPARKKRLREHVFCNKTQNKLLDKMTTKFWKRRNWFVNDPYKKYHERVNLKV, from the exons ATGGCAGCCATCATGGCCAGGAACGTCCCTG GCTTGATGAGGCCGTTGACTCTGTTTGCCAGGGGGCAGCAGATATGTCGGTTCTCCACCATAATCAATCGTCAAACTGTCCAGAGGTCTCTGGTCACTACTCCTGCATGGGCTTCTCTGTCTGCCAAAGGCTTCCAGACACCCAAGCAGAGCATCCTGCAACG GGTTGCACCTCTCATTCCCAGCCTGGTCCAGCAACCAAGCAGAAACCTCACGTACATCAGTGTGAAAAAAGGGAAGAGGAAATCTGTGAAGTCAGTGGTGAAGAGGTTCATGCGTCTGCACTGTGGCCTGTGGATTAGACGCAAG GCTGGATACAAAAAAAAACTGTGGAAGAAGTTGCCTGCCAGAAAGAAGCGTTTAAGGGAGCATGTGTTTTGTAACAAAACACAGAATAAGCTCTTGGACAAAATGACCACAAAATTCTGGAAGAGGAGGAACTGGTTTGTCAATGATCCCTACAAGAAATATCATGAACGTGTCAACCTAAAAGTCTAA
- the LOC110497855 gene encoding receptor expression-enhancing protein 1 isoform X2: MVSWIISRLVVLVFGTLYPAYSSYKAVKSKDVKEYVKWMMYWIIFALFTTMETLTDIFICWVPFYYELKIAFVVWLLSPYTKGSSVLYRKFVHPTLSSKEKDIDDYLCQAKDKSYDTLVTFGRKGLNVAATAAVLAATKGQGVLSDRLRSFSMHDLSAYQSDPTEVDSGSVPSQSAAGQQRARTMMRSKSESGYTKASS, translated from the exons ATGGTTTCTTGGATAATCTCTAGACTTGTGGt GCTTGTATTTGGCACACTATATCCTGCATACTCCTCATACAAAGCTGTCAAGTCAAAGGATGTGAAGGAATAT GTGAAATGGATGATGTACTGGATCATATTTGCACTATTCACCACCATGGAAACCCTCACGGATATATTTATCTGTTG GGTTCCTTTCTATTATGAGCTGAAGATTGCCTTTGTGGTATGGTTACTGTCTCCTTACACAAAGGGGTCCAGTGTTCTATACAGGAAGTTTGTTCACCCGACACTATCTTCAAAAGAGAAG GATATTGATGACTATCTCTGCCAAGCAAAGGACAAAAGCTACGATACTCTGGTGACTTTTGGGAGGAAAGGTTTGAATGTAGCAGCCACAGCTGCAGTCCTGGCAGCGACAAAG GGCCAAGGAGTACTGTCAGATAGACTACGAAGTTTCAGCATGCATGACTTGTCCGCCTACCAGTCCGACCCAACTGAGGTGGACTCTGGATCTGTCCCGAGTCAGTCTGCAGCTGGACAACAGAGGGCCAGGACCATGATGCGCAGCAAGTCAGAGAGTGGCTACACCAAGG CCTCCTCCTAG
- the LOC110497855 gene encoding receptor expression-enhancing protein 1 isoform X1 gives MVSWIISRLVVLVFGTLYPAYSSYKAVKSKDVKEYVKWMMYWIIFALFTTMETLTDIFICWVPFYYELKIAFVVWLLSPYTKGSSVLYRKFVHPTLSSKEKDIDDYLCQAKDKSYDTLVTFGRKGLNVAATAAVLAATKGQGVLSDRLRSFSMHDLSAYQSDPTEVDSGSVPSQSAAGQQRARTMMRSKSESGYTKGQDLDMTEYEVLRFDLCDTKELLSHAITPPKPTLPPSPSLTPQPSPPPSLAPPAPEQTEDMGGGGVNKHPTAQAD, from the exons ATGGTTTCTTGGATAATCTCTAGACTTGTGGt GCTTGTATTTGGCACACTATATCCTGCATACTCCTCATACAAAGCTGTCAAGTCAAAGGATGTGAAGGAATAT GTGAAATGGATGATGTACTGGATCATATTTGCACTATTCACCACCATGGAAACCCTCACGGATATATTTATCTGTTG GGTTCCTTTCTATTATGAGCTGAAGATTGCCTTTGTGGTATGGTTACTGTCTCCTTACACAAAGGGGTCCAGTGTTCTATACAGGAAGTTTGTTCACCCGACACTATCTTCAAAAGAGAAG GATATTGATGACTATCTCTGCCAAGCAAAGGACAAAAGCTACGATACTCTGGTGACTTTTGGGAGGAAAGGTTTGAATGTAGCAGCCACAGCTGCAGTCCTGGCAGCGACAAAG GGCCAAGGAGTACTGTCAGATAGACTACGAAGTTTCAGCATGCATGACTTGTCCGCCTACCAGTCCGACCCAACTGAGGTGGACTCTGGATCTGTCCCGAGTCAGTCTGCAGCTGGACAACAGAGGGCCAGGACCATGATGCGCAGCAAGTCAGAGAGTGGCTACACCAAGG GGCAGGATTTGGACATGACTGAGTATGAGGTGTTGAGATTCGACCTGTGTGACACCAAGGAGCTGCTGTCCCACGCTATTACACCCCCCAAACCCACActccctccttcaccctcccTGACCCCCCAgccctctccacctccatcccttGCACCCCCAGCACCAGAGCAGACTgaggacatggggggggggggcgtcaacAAGCACCCCACAGCTCAGGCTGATTAA